Part of the Thermodesulfobacteriota bacterium genome, TGGAAGCGGAAGAGAGCCTCCCCCTTCCCCTGGAGGACCTCGTCTCCCACGTGCACGTGCTGGAGCGGCGCGCCGGGAGGGCGACCGCCCTTCTCGTGGCGGCCCCCACAGCCCGGGTGGGCTCCCTGCTCGAGGAGCTCGGAGTCGCCGGCCTCGACCCCCAGATCGTGGACGTGGAGGCCCTGGCGCTGGCCACGGTGGCGGGCCGCGCCCTGCCGGCAGCCCAGCCGGCGGTGATCGTGGACCTCTCGGAGGACCTCTGCCAGGCGGTGGCCGTGGGGCCCAGCGGCCCCTGGGACTTCTTTGCCTTCTCCGCCCCGGCGGACGACCCCGCCCTGCCCCGGGAGGTCGCTGCGCTGGTTTCGCGGTGGCGAGTTGCCGGAGACGGCGGGGAAGCCGCCCCTCGCGTCTACCTGAGCGGGCCCCTGGCCCTGGCCCAGGAGCTTTCCGCCTGGGAAGCGGTGCTGGAGCACCCGGTCGACCTGCTTCCCTTTCCCTCCGAGGGGCTCGTGGACGCCTCCGGCGACGGGGCCTCCTGGCCCGGGTGGGCCGTGCCCCTGGGCCTCGCCCTGCGCGACGCCCCGGGGCGCCGCGCCAGCCAGGTCAACCTGCGGCAGGGCCCGTTCGCCCCCCTCCAGGAGTCGGGCCCTTGGAAGCGGATGGGGGCGGTGGCGGGCGCCTACGCAGCCGTGCTGGCCACGCTGTGGGGTTTCGGGATGTGGAGCGAGTCCGCGTACCGTGAGGCCCAGTACGAGGCCCTGCGCACCGACATCCGCGAGACCTTTCGGCGCACCCTGCCCCGAGTCCAGACGATCGTGAGCGAGGTGGACCAGATGCGCACCGCCGTGCGCGAGCTCGAAGCACGCGCCCAGAGCCTGGGGAGCCTGGTGGACCGGGCGGTCTCGCCCCTGCGGGTGCTGCGGGAGATCTCGGCGCGCCTGCCCAAGGACCTGGAGGTGGAGTTTCGCGACTTCACCGTGGAGGAAGGGCGCGTGCGCATCGATGGCGTGACCGCGAGCTTCGACGCCATCGACCGGATCAAGGCCGAGATTTCCCAGCACCCCCGGTTCTCCTCTGTGGCCGTGAGCGACGCCAAGGCCGGCGTGGAGCGCGACCGGGTGCTCTTCAAGCTCACCGTCAACCTGGGCCGGGAGGGGTAGACCGTGCGCCTCTCCTCCCGAGAGAAGATCGCCGTGGGCGCCGGCGGCGCCTGTCTGGCGGCGGTAGCCTTCTGGCTCGGGGTGTGGGAGCCCGCCCAGGCCCACGTGGACCTCCAGAAGCGCCGGGTGCAGGCCAAGCGCGCCGAGTACCGGGAGGTGCAGGAGCTGGCGGGCCGCCACGAGAGCCTGCGCACCCGCATCGAGGGCATCGAGGCCAACCTCCGGCGCAGCCGCGACTTCTCGATCCTGTCGTACCTGGAAGGCCTGGCGCGGCGGCAGCAGCTTCAGGACCGGATCGTCCAGATGCGTCCCCGCCCCGGCGAGGCCTCGCGGTACTACAGTGAGAACGGCGTGGAGATCCGCATGGAGCGGGTGCGCCTGCCGGAGCTCGTGCGCTACCTGTTCGAAGTGGAGAATTCCCCGGAGCTCCTGCGGGTGAAGCAGATCCAGATCCGGCCGCGCTTCGATGACCCCGACCTCCTGGACGTGCGCTTCCAGGTGTCGGCCTACGAACCCCTGGAGGCAACCTGAGGTGGGTCCCACCGCGATCCTGCGCCGCCGCATCCTGAAGGGGCTCGGCTACACCGTCTTCACGGTCGCGGTCTTCCTCCTCTCCCTGTGGTGGCTCCTGCCCTACCCGGAGCTGGCGCTGAGCCTGGAGCGCCAATTGGCCGCCCAGGGCGTGGCGGCCCGCATCGAGGGTCTCGGGCCGGGGACCTTCCCGGGGGTGCGGGCCCGCAAGGTGCGGGTGGCCCCGGGGGAGAACCCCGCTTGGGGCATCGACCTCCACGACGCGAGGGTCGGTGCACCGCTGCTCGGACTCCTGCGGGCGAAGCCCACGATCGAGCTCGCAGCCCTCTCCCTGGGAGGGGAGCTGACCGCCCAGGTGTCGCTCGCGCGCGCGTCCAGGGCCGCCCTGGCCTGGC contains:
- the gspL gene encoding type II secretion system protein GspL — protein: MPKTVLGIQLGTTFALGVHLKGGWKSSSVTGISRIPLPRGTPEERGAALLESGLRPAESVVAAISGGSAFPRLVALPFSDRARVVQAAPLEAEESLPLPLEDLVSHVHVLERRAGRATALLVAAPTARVGSLLEELGVAGLDPQIVDVEALALATVAGRALPAAQPAVIVDLSEDLCQAVAVGPSGPWDFFAFSAPADDPALPREVAALVSRWRVAGDGGEAAPRVYLSGPLALAQELSAWEAVLEHPVDLLPFPSEGLVDASGDGASWPGWAVPLGLALRDAPGRRASQVNLRQGPFAPLQESGPWKRMGAVAGAYAAVLATLWGFGMWSESAYREAQYEALRTDIRETFRRTLPRVQTIVSEVDQMRTAVRELEARAQSLGSLVDRAVSPLRVLREISARLPKDLEVEFRDFTVEEGRVRIDGVTASFDAIDRIKAEISQHPRFSSVAVSDAKAGVERDRVLFKLTVNLGREG
- the gspM gene encoding type II secretion system protein GspM; protein product: MRLSSREKIAVGAGGACLAAVAFWLGVWEPAQAHVDLQKRRVQAKRAEYREVQELAGRHESLRTRIEGIEANLRRSRDFSILSYLEGLARRQQLQDRIVQMRPRPGEASRYYSENGVEIRMERVRLPELVRYLFEVENSPELLRVKQIQIRPRFDDPDLLDVRFQVSAYEPLEAT